AGGTGTCAATGTTTGGTATGCTAATGTCGGGGGCGCCATCTGTGACGGAATTGCAATGGGACATTTTGGCATGAAATATTCTCTGGCTTCTCGTGAGCTTATCACAGATCAAATCGAAACTATTATTGGGGCTCATCCATGCGATGCTTGGATTGGCATTGGTAATTGTGACAAAATTGTTCCAGCGATGTATAACGCCATGGTTCGGATCAATATTCCCGCCATTTATGTCAGTGGAGGCCCTATGCTCGCAGGTTCGCGTTGCACAGATCTTGTTTCGATTTTTGAGGGTGTTGGCAAACATAGCGCAGGAAATATGAGCGCAAAGGCATTGGAAAAATTGACGTCTTGTGCTTGCCCGAGTTTCGGAAGTTGTTCGGGTATGTTTACGGCAAATTCTATGAATTGCTTGGGCGAAGTTTTAGGATTTGCACTTCCCGGAAACGGAACTATTACGGCAACGGTTCCTGTGAAGGGCAAAAAGCATCAATACAAATTAAATCCAAAAAGAATCGATCTTGTAAAAAAAGCCTCGCGTCAGCTTTTGGTTTTATTAAAAAATAAAATACGTCCTCTGGACATCTTAAAAAAACATTCTATTGATAATGCTTTTATTCTTGATATGGCTATGGGGGGATCGACGAATACTGTGTTACATGTTTTGGCTTTAGCTCATGAGGCTGGTATTAAATATGATTTAAAACGTATTAATCAGCTTTCAAAGGTAACGGCAAATGTTATTAAGATTTCTCCATCAAGAATGGATGTACACATCCAAGATGTGCACAACATCGGAGGTATGGGCGCGATTTTAAAATCAATAGATCAGGGCAACAAAACACCGTTAAATTTAGACGCTAAGACTGTCTATGGTACGCTTCGTAGTTATGTTAAAAAATCTCCTGCACCAGATGGAAAGATATTGCGATCTGTTAAGAATGCTTTCTCAAAAGAGGGGGGATTGACTATTTTATTTGGCAATATCGCACGCAAAGGATCTGTTGTAAAAATAAGTGGTGTTGATGAAGACATGTTTGAGTTTTCCGGTCCAGCACGCATTTATGAGTCTCAAGAAGATGCTTTGGAAGGTATTTTAAAAGGGCAGGTAAAAAATGGAGAAGTGGTTGTGATTCGGTATGAGGGGCCAAAGGGCGGTCCTGGCATGCAAGAGATGCTTTCACCAACATCGGCTCTTAAGGGTGCAGGCATTCGCGCGGCATTGATTACAGATGGACGGTTTTCTGGTGGGACACGAGGACTTTGCATTGGCCATATTTCCCCGGAAGCAGCGGCTGGCGGAGAAATTGCGATTCTTAAAGATGGGGATATTATAGAAATTGATGCGCATAAAAGTAAATTGCATGTTAAGTTGTCTGGCGCTGAAATTAAAAGACGTTTAGCCAAGCTGAAGCCTTTTAAGACCAAGGTGCAAGGTGGCTGGCTTAAAAGATATGCGGCGTTTGTTACAAGCGCTGACACAGGAGCTGTTTTAAAGAATCCACAATAAAAACCAAAAGGAGCAAGAGGCTAAATGAAAAAGAATTTTGTTTTAGACACCAATGTCTTGATTCACAATCCGCATTCGATTTATTCTTTTGCTGATAATAATGTTATTATTCCTGTTGTTGTGATCGAAGAGCTTGATGAGTTCAAGACGAGTCCAGATAAAAACGGGATGCATGCTCGTGAGGTTTTAAGAGAAATTGACGGCTTGATTAAGAAAGGAGCTCTTAAAAAAGGGGCTAAAATGTCAAACGGAGGGACGCTGATTCTTTCATTTGGCCCAAAAGATGTCGAGCTTCCAGATATTGATGCGCGACTTAGTGATAATAAAATTTTAGCCGTTGCATGGGATTTGCAAAATAAGAAGCAAGATGTTTTTTTTATATCTAAAGATATTAATGCGCGTATTAAGGCAGAGGCTTTGGGGATTAAATCTTCGGATTATGAAAAACAAAAAGTTGAATATTCTCATCTATATAAAGGTTGGCGCGAGATTGAAATCTCAAAAGATGAGCTTAATCAGCTTTATGCGCAAGATAAACTTGAGGTCAAGGGGTATACTTTGTTTGAAAATGAGCATGTTTTTGCAAAGGCTAAAGATGATCCCGCTTCTTCAGCTATTTGTCGGTATGATAGTTCTGAAAATATGCTTACTCCCATTAAAAAAGAATTTTCTGCGATGGGAATTCGTCCGCTTAATATGGAGCAGCGTTTTGCTTTTGATCTTCTTCTAAATGATAAAGTTAAGCTGGTTACATTAGTTGGACAAGCTGGAACAGGAAAGACTTTGATGGCGATTGCGTGTGGACTTTCTATGATTACTGAAAAAACCGCTACATATGAAAGGCTTTTGGTGGCGAGACCGATTATGCCTTTGGGAAAAGACATTGGATATTTGCCTGGAACTATGGAAAAGAAGCTGGCTTATTGGATGCAGCCGATTTATGATAATTTAGAATTTATTTTAAAGCGCTCTGTTGTTGCAAAAGCTGAAGGAGTGGCCACGAGTGAGCTCACAGCAGATTCTCTGATGAAATCAGGATTAATTCAAGTCGAAGCGCTTACGTATATTCGTGGGCGTAGTATTCCAAATCAGTTTTTGATTGTTGATGAGGCGCAGAATTTAACCCCGCATGAAATTAAAACAATTGTTTCGCGTGCAGGCGAAGGGACAAAAATTATTTTAACGGGGGACCCGGATCAGATTGATAATCCTTATTTGGATGCGAATTCAAATGGACTTTCGTATGCGGTCGAACGATTAAAGAAGCATAAAATTTTTGGCCATGCATTTTTGGCTAAAAGTGAACGATCAGAATTGGCTTCTTTGGCGGTTAATGAGCTATAAGTAGAATTTTAAGAGAACAGTAAAAGAAAAGAGCCCGTGGTTATCCACGGGCTCTTTTCAGTAACCTTTAAAAAAGATTTTTAAAAGTTCTTATTCGGCAACAATTGCTTCAGTAGGGCATACACCGACACAAGCACCACAATCAATGCATTTTTCAGCATCAATTTTGTAAATAGGGTCGCCTTGGCTGATTGCATCTACTGGGCACTCTGGAACACAGGTTCCGCATGCGATACATTTATCTGTAATTTTATGAGCCATAACAGAATCCTTTCTTTAAAATTCTTTATTTAAATGAAATTGTATCATATTTTTTTTATAACACAATAGCAAAATCTAAGATTTATTTGTTTATTTAGGAAATTGTCATTTTAGCTTTGGTGTTTGATTAGACTTGACAGCTTATATCTTAAATGTTAGACTTGTCTAACATTTAAGGAAAGATCAGCATTCATTATGATAGAAACTAAAAAAAGACAAGAAAACGTATTAAGCTCAAGTATGGAAGATTATCTTGAGTGCATTTTTGTTCTTAAAGAAACAAAAAATGTTGTTCGCGTGTGTGATTTAACTCAGTTGATGAATGTTAAGACATCGAGCACAGCAAGTGCTTTAAATTTTCTTTCAAAAACCGGGTATGTGATTCATGAGCGTTATGGCTGTGTGCAGCTTACAGAACAAGGCGAAAAGTTGGCAAAGCTTATTTATCGCAGGCATAAGACGCTTATTCGTTTTATTGATGAAATTTTAGGGGTCAACAAAAAGATCGCGGCTCAAGATGCTTGTAAAATTGAACATGCGATCAGCGTTGATACGTTTGAAAGATTATCAAAGTTCTTAGAATTTATGGATGAGGGTCATCATGTCAAATGGCTCTCTGATTTTCGTCAATATTGTAACGACAATCAAAGTTTTAAAAGAAAAACAAAAGGATAGCTATGTTATACGGAGATTTTCATATTATTTCTAGAGAGGTACAGGATCATCTTTGCGATCTTTTGCATAATAAGGGGCGTATTGATAAAAATATTTGTCCTGATATTATTCGGGAATTTTCTTCATGTGAAGATCATGTGTCTGTTGAAGATTTTTATAAAATTCTTCAAAATAAGGGAGTTGATATTGATAAATCAGATGTTGAGAAATCATTAAAATTATTTTCTGAGATAGGATTTGCTTCTGAACTTCAGTTTGAAGGAGAAAATTTTAAACGGTATGAGCAGTTGCATTCTGAAAATCACCATGATCATTTTGTTTGCGTAAAATGTAATAAAGTTATGGAGTTTACAAGTGATCAGCTTGAATCGCTTCAGAATTCTTTAATTTTTCAGAAAGGATGCCGACCGTTATTTCATAAGCTAGAAGTTTATGGTGTTTGTGATCAATGCCAAAAGACAACTAATGAAATTGTTCCTATTACTCTTGTCTCTGAAAACCAAACTGTTCGCCTGGCAAAGATGCAAGGAGGCGCGGCTCTTCGTAAGCGTTTGATGGATTTGGGGCTTGTTCCTAATGGAGATTTTAAAATTATCAAAAATTCACATTTTGGACCAATTGTTTTAGAGCTTAAAGACGCGCGTATTGCGATCGGTCGAGGCGAAGCAAAACAAATCTTGGTTTATAAACCTTAAAGAATATGAAGAAAAAATCAATTATTGCTGTGGTTGGAAACCCAAATTGCGGCAAAACTTCATTATTTAATATTCTAACAAAATCTAGGCGAAAAGTAGGCAATTGGCCAGGTGTCACAGTTTCGCGCGAAGAAGGAAGCTATACGTACAGAGGAAGGTTTGTTTTGGTTGTTGATCTTCCAGGTATTTATTCTTTGTCAGCGTCTTCTTTAGATGAGAAGATTGCTCGAGAATATATCCTTCATCAAAAACCAGATTTGGTGGTCAATATTGTTGATGCGTCAAATCTTGAGCGTAATTTATATTTAACAATACAGCTTATTGAAATGCGTGTTCCTTGTGTTGTTATTTTAAATAAAATGGATATTGCGAAATCTTTGGGAATTCGCATTAAGCTTGAAGAGCTTTCAAGAAATTTAAATGTGCCGATTTCTTGTACGGTTGCTAGCAAAGATCAAGGTATTGACGATGCAAAGGATTTGATTGAAGATGCTTTAAATAAAAAATTAGTATCTAAGTCAAACATTTATTTTCCGAAGGAGATTGAGCAAGGCATAAAAGAGATCTCGTTATTTCTTAAAAATAACCCAGAGGATAAAAAAGATTTTGAAGGGAATTCCCGGTGGATAGCGACTAAGCTCTTGGAAGAAAAAGATTTTCTTAAAGAGACGCGCGTTAAAAATCCTTTGTTTGATATTCTTAATGATGTTCAGCAAAGATCTAAGGAAATCTTAGGGGAACAAGCCGATATTATTATTGCCGATAGTCGCTATGGATTTATCAATTCTTTGTGTAAAAAAGTTGTTATTAAAAATAGGGTGGTGAGACGAGATATTTCCGATTTGATTGATAAATTTGCGCTGAATCGATATTTGGGTATTCCGATTTTTCTTTTAGCAATGTATTTAACATTTTGGATAACGATTAGTTTTGGAGGATGTTTTGTTGATTTTTTTGATCTTTCATTTGGTGCGATTTTTGTAGATGGTTTTCGAAATATTTTGACACTTATTAATGCTCCAGAAATTCTTAAAGTATTTTTAGCCGATGGGCTGGGGGGAGGAATTCAAACGGTTGCGACATTTGTTCCGACAATATTTTTTATGTTCTTTTGTTTAGCAATTTTGGAAGATTCAGGATATATGGCGCGGGCTGCTTTTGTTATGGATGGGCTGATGCGTGCTATTGGGCTCCCAGGAAAAGCCTTTGTTTCGATGCTAATGGGTTTTGGATGTAATGTTCCTGCTATTATGTCGACGAGAACATTGGAAAGTGTTCGTGATCGTACTTTAGCGGTTGTTATTAATCCTTTTATATCTTGTGGTGCAAGATTGCCTGTGTATGCAGTTTTTGCGGCTGCTTTTTTCCCTTCTAACGGAGGGTTGGTTATTTTTGCTCTGTATGTGATTGGAATTCTTTGTGCTATTATGACAGCTTTTTTGCTTAAAAATACTGTTTTAAAGGGAGACCCTTCCGCTTTTATTATGGAACTTCCTCCCTATCATAAGCCCACTCTGAAAGGCATCTTGGTGCATACATGGGAAAGGCTTAAGGGATTTATTTTTAAAGCTGGAAAAGCGATCCTTTTTGTTGTTGTGCTTTTAAATCTTTTATATGCTTTTTCGGGAGGATCGAATTTAAGAGAGCAGGGGAGCGGGTCTGTTTTAAAGCAAGGAGGACAATTTGTGCTTCCGGTCTTTAAACCAATGGGAATAAGGCAGGAGAATTGGCCAGCTGTTATTGGAATTTTTACAGGAGTTTTTGCTAAAGAATCCGTTGTTGGCACGCTAGATTCATTGTATAGAAGAACTGAGAATAGAGAAGGTCTTGATGAAAATTTTAATTTTGGCTTGAGGATAAAACAGGCATTTTTATCTGTTCCAGAAAATATAGAAAAATTAAACCTTCCATTTTCTTCTAAAGAAGACCGTGTTAATAATAATGAGATATCGGGAAGTTTTCGGTTTTCTTTGATTCAAAATTTTGATGGAAAAGTAGGGGCTTTTGCATATCTTTTGATGGTTCTTCTTTATATGCCTTGTATTGCAACAATTGCGGCAATTAATGCTGAGCTGAATTTAAAATGGATGATTTTTAGCATTCTTTATTCTTCTTTGCTGGGCTGGTCTGTCGCAGTCTTGTTTTATCAGACAGCTCGTTTTTATATGCATCCGATAGAATCATTGGGTTGGATTCTTTTTATTGGTATGATGCTTTTCTCGTGCTTTATTTTTATAAAAGATTACTTTAAGAAATATTTATAATATTAAGAATATGCTTATTAAAATAAAAGAATTATTTGAGAAGCAAAAGATTTTATCCTTGGAAGAGCTTTCGACATATTTTCAAGTTGAGCCAACGGCTATGGAGAAAATGCTGGATATTTTAGTTGAGAAAGGATTTATCCAAAAGAAAGTCATTGAATGCAAAACAACATTATGTGCGGATTGTGCCCAATCTTGTGGCTCAGCGAAGCTTGTTTTCTTTGAAAAGTTGTAAAGATAAGATTTTTAAAAGCCTTTTTTGTTTATAGTTTTTTGCGGTATAATGTGTTTGCACCTTAGAGTTGATCTCAAAACTTGAAAAAGAGAAGGGCAGTCGATGGAAAATCAAATGAAAATATCAGAAAATAAATGTGGTATTTTTCTTGCCCTTGTTGTTGGACTTGCGGCTTTTTTTCTTCAAGAAATTACTTTGAACCCTCTATTGGATCCTCTTTTTGTTGCTCTTTTATTTGGCATTTTTATCAATTCCTTTTTTCGCATTCCTAAGCAATGCTTTTCCGGCATTGATCGTGCCCCGACTTTATTTATTCCGATTGGAGTTGTTCTGTACGGGTGCGTTAATCTAAATTTTAAAACATTTGCATTTATTAAGTTTGACTTTATTTTTTTGATTCTATTTGTTTTTATAATTTACATTATTTCTGTACTTTTTTATCTTCCATTTTAAGGCTTAAGGAAAAAGTGGGGTATCTCTTGACGGCTGGCTCTGCTATTTGTGGCGCTTCTGCGGTTGTCATTGCCTCGAAAGCTATCGATGCTGATCCGGATGAAGTTTCTGTTAGTTTGGTTCCGATTTTTATTTCTGGAATGATTGGTTTGTTTGTTATTTTGCCGCTAGTTTCTTTATGGCTTAAAATGTCAGATGTCGATTATGGTGTTCTTTCTGGCAGTGTTTTACAATTTACTGGCTTTGTTAAAGTTGCTGTTCGAGATTTTCCAGACTATATAAAATTGTTAGCTATTTCGGTTAAGGCGATTCGATATTCAGGATTATTATTTTTAATTCCGTTATTTGCAAGTTTTTCTAAAGGGAGACTTTATGTTCCTTGGTATCTGTGGGGGTTTTTGTTAGGAGGCCTGATCTTTACATTTTTTCCTATTGTTGAGCCTCTTCGTCCAGTGTTAAAAATTATTTTGACATTATTTTGGAGCGTTGCGATGGCGGCGATTGGGTTAAGCGCGAGTTTTAAAAGTGTATTTTCTAGGCAGGGAATGAAAGCATTCGCTGTAAGCTTGCTTTCTTTTTTAATTGTTGTTGGTGTTTTTTTATTGGGAGCGTATTTTAGCGTCTGATTATGAAAATAGGTATCAAATTAATTTTAGGTTTTTTAATTGTTGTTTTTCTTCTAGCGGTTGTCGGTTATGTGGCGACGAACATAAGTCGTCGAGCGCTTGAAAAAAATATTGGAAAAAGTTCTGCTGTTTTGGCTCGAACAACATTGGGTAAGATCGATAGAGATATCTTTAATAAAATTCAAGCCTTTCGCGAAATCTTTTTTGATCCAAATTTCCAGAAAAGTCTTCGAGACTCTAATAAAGAATTTTCTAAGATTGAAGATTTCCCATCCTATGTTAAGGAGCATGAAAAACTTTGGGATAAAATTGGACAAGGGGAAATGCCTTTGTTCATTTCTGATTCTTTAGAAAATCCTTTGGCACAGCTTCTTAGAAATCGATTGTTATTTTATTCTGGTGAATACGGATATCCTGTTTTTGGAGAGGCTTTTATTACGAATCGATATGGGGTTAACATTGCACAAACTTCAATGACAACGGATTATTATCAGGCTGACGAAAACTGGTGGATTCAGGCAAAAGAAAAAGGGCTGTTTGTGGAGGATGTTAATTTTGATGCGAGCTCTAATATGAATGCAATTAACTTCTGCTTAAGAATTAATGATGTTAATGGAGATTTTTTAGGTGTTTTAAAAGTTGTTTTTAATCTTGACGGAGTTTTTGATATTATTGATTCTGTAAAGCAAGCTGAAATTGAGCCAACGATAGGATTTTTAGATTTACAAATTGCTATTCCAGATTTTCAGCTTTTTACAAGAAATGGAGAGTTAATCTATCCTTTCAAAACACATTTTTTGAAAACAGTCCAGGGGCAGAGTTCTTTTTCATCTTTTGAAAGATTTCTGAGTGATTACCCTCGTTATTTTGTTATAAAAGAAAAAGATCAGGAAACAAAACTTGTTGCGTATTCGCAATCAAGAGGGTTTGGTGATTATAAAGGCTTGGGATGGGTTTTAGTTTTGTCTTTTAAAGGGGACGAAGTTTTTTCTGATATTAATCGAATAAAAAGTATTATCCTCATTGTTTCTTTGATTGCGATGGGTCTTTCAATTTTAATTGGATTTATCATTTCTGATTCGATTTCGAGTCGGTTAATTAAACTTAGAAATGCAACATCTGAAGTTGGAAAGGGAAATTTGGATATTGTGATTCAGGCGGATACTCAGGATGAACTTGGTGAATTGGCCGAAGCGTTTAATCAGATGACGATCAATCTTAAAGATGTTACGGCTAGCAAGAATGATCTTGATCGTGAAATCTTAAGGCGAGAAAGAATTGAGGATGCCCTTAGGCGAGAGAAGGATCTTGCGAGACAATATTTGGATATTGCTGGCGTTATGATGGTAGCGCTAGATATAGAAGGAAATATTATTTTAATTAATGAACGAGGATGCGAGATTTTAGGCTATCGCAAAGAAGAAATTCTAGGACAGAATTGGTTTGATTTGTTTTTGCCTCAAAAGAATGCGAAACGCATAAAAGAAGTTCATGCTCGCTTGATGGCAGGTGAGACTGAACTTTTGCGCTATTATGAAAATTCAATTTTAACAAAGCGGGGGGAAGAAAGAAACATTCTTTGGAGCAATTCATCGCTTAAAGGAGAAGATGGTCAATGCATCGGTATCCTAAGCTCAGGAGAGGATGTTACGGAGCGACGAAAAAGTGAAAAGATCATTTCTTTGCAAAGAGACTTAGGGATTATGTTATCTGCTAGGCATAATCTAAAGAATGCCTCTGAAGATCTTTTGCAAATTATGTTGCAGATTGAGGAGTTTGATTCTGGAGCGATTTATTTAATCGAAAAAGAAACAAAGAAGCCAAGGTTAATTATTCAAAAAGGATTTACTGAAGAGTTTGCAGCTATTTGTG
The window above is part of the Candidatus Omnitrophota bacterium genome. Proteins encoded here:
- the ilvD gene encoding dihydroxy-acid dehydratase, whose product is MSNSAVNQGIENVRKKGSGVFREGAHMLPSVSLMMAEGVLKSIKDLKKPFVTIINSYTTQIPGHAHLDQLGAIVKKELEKQGVNVWYANVGGAICDGIAMGHFGMKYSLASRELITDQIETIIGAHPCDAWIGIGNCDKIVPAMYNAMVRINIPAIYVSGGPMLAGSRCTDLVSIFEGVGKHSAGNMSAKALEKLTSCACPSFGSCSGMFTANSMNCLGEVLGFALPGNGTITATVPVKGKKHQYKLNPKRIDLVKKASRQLLVLLKNKIRPLDILKKHSIDNAFILDMAMGGSTNTVLHVLALAHEAGIKYDLKRINQLSKVTANVIKISPSRMDVHIQDVHNIGGMGAILKSIDQGNKTPLNLDAKTVYGTLRSYVKKSPAPDGKILRSVKNAFSKEGGLTILFGNIARKGSVVKISGVDEDMFEFSGPARIYESQEDALEGILKGQVKNGEVVVIRYEGPKGGPGMQEMLSPTSALKGAGIRAALITDGRFSGGTRGLCIGHISPEAAAGGEIAILKDGDIIEIDAHKSKLHVKLSGAEIKRRLAKLKPFKTKVQGGWLKRYAAFVTSADTGAVLKNPQ
- a CDS encoding PhoH family protein, with protein sequence MKKNFVLDTNVLIHNPHSIYSFADNNVIIPVVVIEELDEFKTSPDKNGMHAREVLREIDGLIKKGALKKGAKMSNGGTLILSFGPKDVELPDIDARLSDNKILAVAWDLQNKKQDVFFISKDINARIKAEALGIKSSDYEKQKVEYSHLYKGWREIEISKDELNQLYAQDKLEVKGYTLFENEHVFAKAKDDPASSAICRYDSSENMLTPIKKEFSAMGIRPLNMEQRFAFDLLLNDKVKLVTLVGQAGTGKTLMAIACGLSMITEKTATYERLLVARPIMPLGKDIGYLPGTMEKKLAYWMQPIYDNLEFILKRSVVAKAEGVATSELTADSLMKSGLIQVEALTYIRGRSIPNQFLIVDEAQNLTPHEIKTIVSRAGEGTKIILTGDPDQIDNPYLDANSNGLSYAVERLKKHKIFGHAFLAKSERSELASLAVNEL
- a CDS encoding 4Fe-4S binding protein; translation: MAHKITDKCIACGTCVPECPVDAISQGDPIYKIDAEKCIDCGACVGVCPTEAIVAE
- a CDS encoding metal-dependent transcriptional regulator, which codes for MIETKKRQENVLSSSMEDYLECIFVLKETKNVVRVCDLTQLMNVKTSSTASALNFLSKTGYVIHERYGCVQLTEQGEKLAKLIYRRHKTLIRFIDEILGVNKKIAAQDACKIEHAISVDTFERLSKFLEFMDEGHHVKWLSDFRQYCNDNQSFKRKTKG
- a CDS encoding transcriptional repressor, translating into MLYGDFHIISREVQDHLCDLLHNKGRIDKNICPDIIREFSSCEDHVSVEDFYKILQNKGVDIDKSDVEKSLKLFSEIGFASELQFEGENFKRYEQLHSENHHDHFVCVKCNKVMEFTSDQLESLQNSLIFQKGCRPLFHKLEVYGVCDQCQKTTNEIVPITLVSENQTVRLAKMQGGAALRKRLMDLGLVPNGDFKIIKNSHFGPIVLELKDARIAIGRGEAKQILVYKP
- the feoB gene encoding Fe(2+) transporter permease subunit FeoB; translated protein: MKKKSIIAVVGNPNCGKTSLFNILTKSRRKVGNWPGVTVSREEGSYTYRGRFVLVVDLPGIYSLSASSLDEKIAREYILHQKPDLVVNIVDASNLERNLYLTIQLIEMRVPCVVILNKMDIAKSLGIRIKLEELSRNLNVPISCTVASKDQGIDDAKDLIEDALNKKLVSKSNIYFPKEIEQGIKEISLFLKNNPEDKKDFEGNSRWIATKLLEEKDFLKETRVKNPLFDILNDVQQRSKEILGEQADIIIADSRYGFINSLCKKVVIKNRVVRRDISDLIDKFALNRYLGIPIFLLAMYLTFWITISFGGCFVDFFDLSFGAIFVDGFRNILTLINAPEILKVFLADGLGGGIQTVATFVPTIFFMFFCLAILEDSGYMARAAFVMDGLMRAIGLPGKAFVSMLMGFGCNVPAIMSTRTLESVRDRTLAVVINPFISCGARLPVYAVFAAAFFPSNGGLVIFALYVIGILCAIMTAFLLKNTVLKGDPSAFIMELPPYHKPTLKGILVHTWERLKGFIFKAGKAILFVVVLLNLLYAFSGGSNLREQGSGSVLKQGGQFVLPVFKPMGIRQENWPAVIGIFTGVFAKESVVGTLDSLYRRTENREGLDENFNFGLRIKQAFLSVPENIEKLNLPFSSKEDRVNNNEISGSFRFSLIQNFDGKVGAFAYLLMVLLYMPCIATIAAINAELNLKWMIFSILYSSLLGWSVAVLFYQTARFYMHPIESLGWILFIGMMLFSCFIFIKDYFKKYL
- a CDS encoding FeoC-like transcriptional regulator; the encoded protein is MLIKIKELFEKQKILSLEELSTYFQVEPTAMEKMLDILVEKGFIQKKVIECKTTLCADCAQSCGSAKLVFFEKL
- a CDS encoding PAS domain S-box protein, which encodes MKIGIKLILGFLIVVFLLAVVGYVATNISRRALEKNIGKSSAVLARTTLGKIDRDIFNKIQAFREIFFDPNFQKSLRDSNKEFSKIEDFPSYVKEHEKLWDKIGQGEMPLFISDSLENPLAQLLRNRLLFYSGEYGYPVFGEAFITNRYGVNIAQTSMTTDYYQADENWWIQAKEKGLFVEDVNFDASSNMNAINFCLRINDVNGDFLGVLKVVFNLDGVFDIIDSVKQAEIEPTIGFLDLQIAIPDFQLFTRNGELIYPFKTHFLKTVQGQSSFSSFERFLSDYPRYFVIKEKDQETKLVAYSQSRGFGDYKGLGWVLVLSFKGDEVFSDINRIKSIILIVSLIAMGLSILIGFIISDSISSRLIKLRNATSEVGKGNLDIVIQADTQDELGELAEAFNQMTINLKDVTASKNDLDREILRRERIEDALRREKDLARQYLDIAGVMMVALDIEGNIILINERGCEILGYRKEEILGQNWFDLFLPQKNAKRIKEVHARLMAGETELLRYYENSILTKRGEERNILWSNSSLKGEDGQCIGILSSGEDVTERRKSEKIISLQRDLGIMLSARHNLKNASEDLLQIMLQIEEFDSGAIYLIEKETKKPRLIIQKGFTEEFAAICENLDVSQEKVQCVLEGRAVYGLYSEVAAQLDGVRRNEGLRGVAITPVEDRGEVVAIIFLSSHFYKDISLLTRNAIEIIAARLGGVIARIRTEEDLMASEDRYRVMAEQTGQLIYDHDLVSQRVYWSGAIEKVTGYTPEEYLHVDSDEWVSHIHPDDRTEVVSRFNEKMKNLQPFDVEYRFCQKDGHYIYLEEHGVFLTDEHGVANRMIGTMSDITKRKEDEMAIKKSEEKYRELVESANSIILRMDQEGRVSFLNEFAQKFFRYKQEEILGKSVVGTIVPETDDSGQDLKRMIEEICVYPEKYAFNENQNMRKDGYRMWVAWTNKVIFTDSGTKEILCIGTEITERKEAEQKLEAMFLDLQKVHKQLKQAQQQLLQSEKMAAIGQLSAGVAHEVKNPLSIILLSVGMLEETIRDLGEEGQQHLKMIVDAAERANKVVVELLNFSRYSQMELSDISLHQALDNVVSLSRGTFKNKDVVFNTEFTDKEIVVKADKILLEQVFFNLFGNAFDAIEDKGEISIKTYITEDVQEDKKEVIVEVSDTGSGMPKEVKDKIFEPFYTTKDPGKGTGLGLSTAYMILERHGAKITVESEVGKGSKFFVTIPVSSVG